CCCGCAGAGCGGTGAACGTCGCCGGAAGCGGAGTTACAGGCGCAAGCACTGGAGCCGGTGCGCACGCCTGCACGTTCCGCAGCACCCCAAAGCCGACTGCTGTGACGGATGCTCTCTGAAGGAACGATCGTCGATTCATCGCGGGCCTGGCACGGTGCGAGAGTGGGCTGGCCTCATGACAGATACCTCGCTCGCAAAACCTCGAGATGGTGATGCTCGTGTCCCGCGATGACGAACGCGAGCGCCCGGACGCTCGTCTCGACGCCGTTCGCGATGCCTCGGCGCATCAAAGCCGTCTCGTCGAGGCTCCGATACAGATACAAAGTCGCATGTCTGAGATGCACGAGCTCGGCCAGAAGATCCTGAATCGGAACGTGGGAAAAGGGCGCCTCTTTCACGTATTCGTTCTCGTCGAATCCGGGGAGCGGCGTTGGATCGTT
This sequence is a window from Gemmatimonadaceae bacterium. Protein-coding genes within it:
- a CDS encoding DinB family protein, which codes for MGHPLATRPDPTEYALSAAEYVSRVPEGNVLDVLESQIEETTALVRGLAPGMEDKRYAPEKWSIREIIGHLSDGERVFSQRAFRFSRNDPTPLPGFDENEYVKEAPFSHVPIQDLLAELVHLRHATLYLYRSLDETALMRRGIANGVETSVRALAFVIAGHEHHHLEVLRARYLS